AGTTCGGTCTGCAGCGGCTTGGCCGCCGGGTCGAGGCTGAACGCCTGGCCAAAGACGAACAGCGGCACTTCGCGCTCTTCGGCCAGCAGGCCGTTGTGCGAGCGGTCGTTGTTCATGCCGTGGTCGGCGGTCACCAATACCTGATAGCCCTCTTCGAGCCAGGTGCGCAGGTAATCGGCCAGAAGAATATCGGCGCTGCGCGCGCTGTTGCGGTACTGGCTGCTGTCCAGGCCGTGGCGGTGGCCGGCGTCGTCGATGTTCATCGGGTGCACCAGGAGAAAATTCGGTGCATGACGGCGGCGCAGGTACTCGGCGTCGGCGAACAGGTGCGAATCGGGGTAGTGGTCGGCGTAATAGAACAGCCCGTGCTGGATCGGCAGCTTGGGGGCGTGGGTGTGGCGGTCGCGCAGCGGGTCGAAGGGCGAGCGGTTGTACAGCTCGCTCATCCAGTGATAGGCCGCCGCGGCCGTGCCCAGGCCGGCCTCGCGGGCGTAGTGGAACACGCTGCGCTGGTTGGAGAGGCGGTTGACGTTGTTGTGGACGATGCCGCTGTCGATCGGCGCGACCCCGGTGAGGATGCATTCGTACAGCGGCCGTGACAACGACGGCAGCTCGCATTCGACCCGGTAAAGCGCTGCACGGTCGGCTTCGACATAGGCATGCAGATGGCCCATGGCGTGGTGCGCGACCTGATGGTTGAGGCCATCGAGCAAGACCAGGATGACGTTGTGGTTCATGGTATCTCCGGGTTATGTGGTGGCCGCATCGCGGGTCAAGTCGAGTCGTCGCACCGCCGCTCCCACGGGGATCTCCGTGGGAGCGGCGGTGCGGCGATCCGACTTGACCCGCGATGGGTTCACTCCATCTCGATGATCACTTGCTCCTGCCACTTCTGCGGCAGGGCCTTGGAGGTCGCTTCCCAGGCTTCGGCATTCTTGATCGGCTGCGCGGCGCTGTACTGCTCGTTGGGCAGCAGTTTGGCCTGTACCTCAGCCGGCAGTTTCAGGTGCTCGGCACGGATCGGCCGGGCATGCCCCTTGGCCAGGTTGATCTGCCCGGCATCGCTGAAGATGTACTCGCGGGTCAGCTTGGCGGCGTTGGGGTTTTTTGCGTACTTGTTGATGATGGTGGTGTAACCGGACATCACCGAACCGTCAGACGGGATCAGCACCTCGAAGCGTTTCGGGTCGATCTGCTGGCGGTAGCTCAGGCCGTTGAAGTCCCAGACCACGCCGACTTCGATCTCGCCCTTCTCCAGGGTCTGGATGGTCGGGTTGGCCAGCGACAGGCGTTTTTGCTGGGCCAGCTTGGTGAACAGCTGCAGGCCTGGTTCGATGTTGCTCTCGTCGCCTTTATAGGCGATGGCAGCGGCCAGAACACCGTTGGCAGCCTGGGCGGCGGTGCCGACGTCACCGATGGCGACCTTGTACTTGCCCTTTTCCAGGTCATGCCAGGTTTTCGGGATGTCTGCCTCCTTCACCAGTTGCTTGTTGATGATGAAGGCAATGGTGCCGGTATAGGCCAGGGCCCAGTGGCCGTCTTTGTCCTTGGCCCAGTCCGGGACCTGCTCCCAGGTGCTTGGCTTGTACGGCTGGGTCACGCCCTTGGCCACCGCGATCGGGCCGAAGGCGGCGCCGACGTCACCGATGTCGGCGCTGGCGTTGTCTTTTTCGGCGTCGAACTTGGCCACTTCCTGGGCCGAGCTCATGTCGGTGTCCATGTGCTTGAGGCCGTATTTTGTCGCCAGGTCGTCCCAGGTGCCTTTCCAGTTGGCCCAGGCATCGGGCATGCCCACGCTGTTGACTACGCCTTCCTTGCGGGCGGCGTCCTCGAGGGCCTTGAGGTCAGTGTCGGCGGCCATGGCCGCTGTGCACAACGCGATACTCGAGCCTAACAGTGACGCCAGAAAAAGCTTTTTCATCCGAAGCTCCTTGATGGGTGCCGTACAACACGCAAAAGGTGTTGTTGGACGTTGTTGCGGTTCGGTTGGTCTAGGTCAGCAATACCTGAGCCAAGGTAGGCCTGTTGCATGACAATTTGATGTCCAGGCATTGCCCCGGCCGGGCTTTTGCCCCTGGAAATCAAGCGTAGACCACCCTCACTGTCATCTGGCATTCATCTGCAGTGCCTAGGCTTGCACTATTCTCATAGCCCTACGGCGCCAGATTGGGGCGCTACGGGGGCTGGACTAGTCCAGATAGGTAACCTTTGATGCAGCCACTGCCACCGCGAGCAGTAACAGCCATCTGTCATGCCCTGCAGGAGCAGATTGAGCATGGCCTCCTGTCGCCCGGCTGCAAGCTGCCGGCCGAGCGCAAGCT
This portion of the Pseudomonas sp. SORT22 genome encodes:
- a CDS encoding alkaline phosphatase family protein, with amino-acid sequence MNHNVILVLLDGLNHQVAHHAMGHLHAYVEADRAALYRVECELPSLSRPLYECILTGVAPIDSGIVHNNVNRLSNQRSVFHYAREAGLGTAAAAYHWMSELYNRSPFDPLRDRHTHAPKLPIQHGLFYYADHYPDSHLFADAEYLRRRHAPNFLLVHPMNIDDAGHRHGLDSSQYRNSARSADILLADYLRTWLEEGYQVLVTADHGMNNDRSHNGLLAEEREVPLFVFGQAFSLDPAAKPLQTELCGTICELLGVPHDKPVCRELLK
- a CDS encoding ABC transporter substrate-binding protein, whose product is MKKLFLASLLGSSIALCTAAMAADTDLKALEDAARKEGVVNSVGMPDAWANWKGTWDDLATKYGLKHMDTDMSSAQEVAKFDAEKDNASADIGDVGAAFGPIAVAKGVTQPYKPSTWEQVPDWAKDKDGHWALAYTGTIAFIINKQLVKEADIPKTWHDLEKGKYKVAIGDVGTAAQAANGVLAAAIAYKGDESNIEPGLQLFTKLAQQKRLSLANPTIQTLEKGEIEVGVVWDFNGLSYRQQIDPKRFEVLIPSDGSVMSGYTTIINKYAKNPNAAKLTREYIFSDAGQINLAKGHARPIRAEHLKLPAEVQAKLLPNEQYSAAQPIKNAEAWEATSKALPQKWQEQVIIEME